From a region of the Phaeodactylum tricornutum CCAP 1055/1 chromosome 4, whole genome shotgun sequence genome:
- a CDS encoding predicted protein, translating to MTMMKSLFALHLLLWLPQHITSFCSRPVHNDCRKTSPSSPVEFLSHSRTIPTALSAQTVSEQEAKKGIDKVVAALRKDKVANAELGKLEKVNNVLGYGTPSLNSLAVRFNASFRKGGAGLSSIPLPFGLGQSNVAEGRGTMVGQVKATVDLTSGKVTSCSVFRDLGYGRAFNLKV from the coding sequence ATGACCATGATGAAATCTCTCTTTGCCCTGCATCTACTGTTATGGCTCCCTCAACACATCACCTCTTTCTGTAGTCGACCCGTTCACAACGATTGCAGAAAAACTTCACCGTCCTCACCAGTAGAGTTTTTGTCTCACAGTCGCACCATTCCCACAGCCCTCTCCGCGCAAACCGTCAGCGAGcaggaagccaaaaaggGTATTGACAAGGTCGTGGCGGCACTACGCAAGGATAAAGTCGCCAATGCTGAACTTGGCAAGCTGGAGAAAGTCAATAACGTCTTGGGATACGGTACCCCTTCTCTCAATTCCTTAGCTGTTCGCTTCAACGCTAGTTTCCGCAAAGGTGGTGCTGGCCTCTCATCCATCCCGCTCCCTTTTGGACTCGGACAATCCAACGTCGCGGAAGGCCGCGGCACAATGGTTGGCCAAGTCAAGGCAACCGTGGACCTGACATCAGGGAAAGTTACTTCGTGCAGTGTTTTTCGGGATTTAGGATACGGACGTGCCTTCAACCTCAAAGTTTAA
- a CDS encoding predicted protein, with the protein MCFVAIPRALVTIRGRSRGNLRTFVRRTHRPLSTKTEGYLQLVVSPSTMTSESEGDKMSVGDLRRWLDEFGESNKRHFQQNQVIKHTQAYPIRRKISQLEQSFRLSSSSIAGSEASSPAAKACDPVCPSDARFVVTPPVKTSNGIGQPPSVPRIRKFSSHVQPGMENVDCEYDGFRVVSVEKLVGRPKPSWQSGIPSWGDADDNFVKSLWNTDIDSDHVAAFYHEKTSWSDGEWDRESDDGNMALIELEKTSVSAGYLTSDCGLRQNRRQAAHRNKNGFKSSTEFTAKNRRERSALKWRRRLPMLLCKSQKHGIGIEPRPAPIHIDVSLAGQSSAGQSTEATTCETEPMSVISWSPKRNGSVGQLTTAGDQSKASALFEGDTELRPSPFQLDSHHRKQALTTHSHGADWQLDSIIPGALQGSLAEIFGQENDKDILEAKSPSVVGRQLDKHALSGYEIQRSCSEVSEVSTSLSVSVVAEHFGGRSPSKSQSAVQRRKDQLEQQWAANRAPTHSKKIEWQACRRTGAYRKKVVLEYD; encoded by the coding sequence ATGTGTTTCGTGGCAATTCCACGTGCCCTTGTCACGATCCGTGGACGCAGCCGTGGAAATTTACGCACTTTCGTTCGGCGTACACATCGTCCACTATCCACAAAAACCGAAGGCTATCTGCAATTGGTCGTGTCACCAAGCACGATGACGAGTGAGAGCGAAGGGGATAAAATGTCGGTCGGCGATCTTCGACGTTGGCTTGATGAGTTTGGTGAAAGCAATAAGAGACACTTCCAACAAAATCAGGTTATAAAGCACACGCAGGCCTACCCGATTCGTCGAAAAATCTCCCAGCTTGAACAAAGCTTTCGCCTTTCCTCTTCTAGCATCGCTGGATCGGAAGCGAGTTCGCCGGCCGCTAAAGCATGTGATCCTGTCTGTCCTTCCGATGCAAGGTTTGTGGTGACTCCTCCTGTAAAGACATCAAATGGAATCGGCCAGCCGCCAAGCGTCCCACGAATTCGCAAGTTCTCTTCCCACGTTCAACCTGGTATGGAaaacgttgactgtgaatatgaTGGTTTTCGAGTTGTTTCCGTTGAGAAGCTAGTGGGACGGCCTAAGCCATCATGGCAAAGTGGTATCCCTTCGTGGGGCGACGCCGATGACAACTTCGTCAAGTCCCTATGGAACACCGACATTGATTCAGACCATGTCGCAGCATTTTATCATGAAAAGACATCATGGTCAGATGGAGAATGGGACAGAGAAAGCGATGACGGCAACATGGCACTCATTGAGCTTGAGAAGACCTCTGTAAGCGCTGGATATCTGACCAGTGACTGTGGTCTGCGGCAAAACCGTCGTCAAGCTGCTCATAGGAATAAAAATGGTTTTAAAAGCAGCACAGAATTTACCGCGAAAAACCGAAGGGAGAGAAGCGCCTTGAAGTGGCGTCGCAGGCTCCCGATGCTTCTCTGCAAAAGCCAAAAACACGGCATCGGAATAGAGCCTAGACCTGCTCCTATACATATTGATGTTTCTCTTGCAGGCCAGTCCTCAGCGGGTCAGTCTACTGAAGCTACTACATGTGAAACAGAGCCAATGAGTGTGATAAGCTGGAGTCCCAAAAGAAATGGTTCTGTTGGACAATTAACAACTGCCGGTGATCAATCGAAAGCTTCAGCGTTGTTTGAAGGAGACACGGAGCTCCGTCCCTCTCCTTTCCAATTAGATTCTCATCATCGCAAGCAAGCTTTGACTACGCATTCCCATGGCGCAGACTGGCAATTGGATTCCATTATCCCAGGTGCGTTACAAGGCTCTCTGGCCGAGATCTTTGGCCAAGAAAACGACAAAGACATCCTTGAAGCGAAGTCGCCCTCTGTAGTAGGGCGCCAGCTGGACAAACACGCCCTTTCAGGGTACGAAATTCAACGCTCCTGTAGTGAGGTGTCCGAAGTATCCACGTCGCTTAGCGTGTCTGTTGTTGCAGAGCACTTTGGTGGACGTTCCCCGTCAAAATCACAATCGGCAGTGCAGCGTCGCAAGGACCAGCTCGAGCAACAGTGGGCTGCCAATCGTGCACCCACGCATTCAAAAAAGATTGAGTGGCAAGCCTGTCGCCGTACTGGAGCGTATAGGAAAAAAGTGGTCCTCGAGTACGACTAG
- a CDS encoding predicted protein has protein sequence MNEGSSPIAQSSDCEYFALENDEGMTRVESGILSPVPFRDEAGFRNEESVRLVFDEDNTLPSREAFPRSPFLARREPAELNGLNYLNVVTYAAHLFVSWGIGVWGLHGILRTRWELSLQYETLVMPAHWAYYLWGPILILEGIFALAQLFPYYRARPIIQAGSGYFFFYTFLLQTAWTFFFCFQLFICSFVAVTLTLLSLLGLLASQQKHRVPSGRSSRVEYALFRFPFYLHTGWMVLMAVDHFALLFRKLNASLGLQVAADIFSLGILMAVAAAYLVRPYKAGWVIPAVILWSYLGIAWRLHTPSDVMMALYGDTIVSAVRYSVFFFAGAVSCCLVPNTVVWAAHEFLTINVIELD, from the coding sequence ATGAATGAGGGATCGTCACCAATTGCGCAGTCTAGTGACTGCGAATACTTCGCCTTGGAGAATGATGAAGGTATGACCCGGGTAGAGTCAGGAATTCTATCCCCGGTTCCATTTCGCGACGAAGCGGGGTTTCGCAACGAAGAGTCCGTACGACTGGTgttcgacgaagacaatACTCTGCCGTCAAGGGAAGCCTTTCCGCGAAGCCCGTTTCTAGCTAGACGGGAGCCCGCCGAACTGAATGGGCTCAATTACTTGAATGTGGTGACGTATGCTGCCCacctttttgtttcttgggGAATCGGGGTCTGGGGTTTACACGGAATTCTAAGAACAAGATGGGAGCTAAGTCTGCAGTACGAAACACTCGTCATGCCTGCCCATTGGGCGTACTACCTCTGGGGACCTATATTGATACTAGAGGGAATCTTTGCGCTGGCTCAACTTTTTCCTTACTACCGTGCAAGACCGATAATTCAAGCTGGTTCGGggtactttttcttctatACGTTTCTGCTCCAAACAGCTTGGacatttttcttttgcttccagcTGTTCATATGCTCCTTTGTTGCAGTTACTCTGACTCTTCTATCGTTATTAGGACTTTTGGCTTCTCAGCAAAAGCATCGGGTTCCGTCGGGCCGTTCCAGTCGCGTTGAATATGCCCTCTTCAGGTTTCCGTTTTACTTGCACACCGGATGGATGGTACTGATGGCGGTGGATCATTTTGCCCTACTATTTCGTAAGCTTAATGCAAGTCTAGGTTTACAAGTCGCGGCGGACATTTTTTCACTGGGTATTCTTATGGCGGTGGCCGCTGCCTATCTGGTTCGTCCCTACAAGGCCGGTTGGGTTATTCCAGCTGTCATACTGTGGTCTTATCTTGGGATTGCCTGGCGATTGCACACCCCGAGCGATGTCATGATGGCTCTGTATGGCGACACCATAGTCTCAGCCGTTCGCTATTCCGTCTTTTTTTTCGCCGGAGCAGTTAGCTGTTGTCTTGTCCCAAATACTGTTGTTTGGGCGGCACACGAATTTTTGACAATTAATGTGATTGAGCTGGACTAA
- a CDS encoding predicted protein — HYRILSLPNNATESDIKKAYRKLSLKVHPDKNSAPHADEAFKAVGLAYATLSDSQKRHIYDQYG, encoded by the coding sequence CACTATCGAATTCTCAGTTTACCAAACAATGCTACAGAAAGCGATATAAAAAAGGCTTACCGCAAACTTTCGCTCAAAGTACACCCTGACAAGAATTCGGCTCCGCACGCCGATGAAGCCTTCAAAGCCGTCGGGCTAGCATACGCAACGCTTTCGGATTCACAAAAACGACATATTTACGATCAATACGGC